One window of Posidoniimonas polymericola genomic DNA carries:
- a CDS encoding transaldolase family protein, which translates to MSTPIESLIATGTKLWLDSVEPQLVKQNRALGATGATSNPIIISGLIKTGDFDQPLADLLADPELSVADAAWRLTDQIVKDAQAEFLPVWKETAGNDGWVSFELDPLLEDADCTLSTEQRAARYIELGKQWSAGCENRMIKIPATPAGLAAIEELAAAGVTLNVTLIFSERQYQEARDAAWRGAQRRGSLDAFKSVYSIFVSRIDVYTEQHVAQLSDAAQGQVGTVNAKRLWSQNQEFWSDKATKLDQEIVFASTGTKKPEDPPWKYVAALAGSDIQTNPPATNEAVQESGQSFTRQVDQLPPDEVLAEIDREVDFEHLERILMEEGLKKFADPQRALLELVESRRADLG; encoded by the coding sequence ATGTCCACGCCCATCGAATCGCTCATCGCCACGGGGACCAAGCTGTGGCTCGATTCTGTCGAGCCACAGCTCGTGAAGCAGAACCGCGCTCTCGGGGCGACCGGGGCGACCAGCAACCCGATCATCATCTCCGGCCTGATCAAGACCGGCGACTTCGACCAGCCGCTGGCCGACCTGCTAGCGGACCCGGAGCTGTCGGTCGCGGACGCCGCTTGGCGGCTGACCGACCAGATTGTCAAGGACGCGCAGGCCGAGTTCCTGCCGGTGTGGAAAGAGACCGCCGGCAACGACGGCTGGGTCAGCTTCGAGCTCGACCCGCTGCTCGAGGACGCCGACTGCACGCTGTCGACCGAGCAGCGCGCCGCCCGGTACATCGAGCTCGGCAAGCAGTGGTCCGCCGGCTGCGAAAACCGGATGATCAAGATCCCCGCGACGCCCGCCGGGCTGGCCGCGATCGAGGAGCTGGCGGCCGCCGGGGTGACGCTCAATGTCACGCTGATCTTCAGCGAGCGGCAGTACCAGGAGGCCCGCGACGCCGCCTGGCGTGGCGCGCAGCGGCGTGGGTCGCTCGACGCGTTCAAGAGCGTCTACAGCATCTTTGTATCGCGGATCGACGTCTACACCGAGCAGCACGTCGCGCAGCTCTCCGACGCCGCGCAGGGACAGGTCGGCACTGTGAACGCCAAGCGGCTGTGGAGTCAGAACCAGGAGTTCTGGTCCGACAAAGCGACCAAGCTCGATCAGGAGATCGTGTTCGCGAGCACCGGCACGAAGAAGCCCGAGGACCCGCCGTGGAAGTACGTCGCGGCGCTCGCCGGCAGCGACATCCAGACCAACCCGCCGGCCACCAACGAGGCCGTGCAGGAGAGCGGACAAAGCTTCACCCGCCAGGTCGACCAGCTGCCGCCGGACGAGGTGCTCGCCGAGATCGACCGCGAGGTCGACTTCGAGCACCTCGAGCGGATCCTGATGGAGGAAGGGCTCAAGAAGTTCGCCGACCCGCAGCGGGCGCTGCTGGAGCTGGTGGAGTCCCGCCGGGCGGACCTTGGCTAG
- a CDS encoding BBP7 family outer membrane beta-barrel protein encodes MTNTVGIAKVLTLFSVALLIAPGQTRAEETPPLPMDFYEEVPRGEAPSIEEYVYSEPGSPVSDLTTDSFNLWDSCPAAPESSGTWLRRGWWAAEIDTFVFVRKWDIANQTIATDGSIFNPNTLRSIGFGRTMPTAASGRLNLSRFLFRDGENRDHRFEFNVMGGGESVASCHLDSNNANAIQVPFTIDGAASISFDGASSMDASYSSQLNSFELNYTVTSRMERDRMELQPDGQWVRRANSGVTYHGLAGMRYIDLSENIFWTANDIISVPGNADPLTGETGQYNVKTNNDMFGFQAGGGVAYESHRWSVTLFARGGFAFNDAKSNSNLTYTDPVTGDARTDIGFANSDRTGSMPFFIQGGLLGRYHLRPNVSIRAGYEYMYVTAVGLAPHQLNFTPNDGKVVTSGNPFMHGLTLGGEFYW; translated from the coding sequence GTGACCAACACCGTAGGCATTGCAAAAGTTCTGACTCTGTTCTCCGTGGCGCTGCTCATCGCGCCGGGCCAGACGCGTGCGGAGGAAACCCCTCCGCTGCCGATGGACTTCTACGAAGAGGTCCCGCGCGGCGAGGCTCCGAGCATCGAGGAGTACGTGTACTCCGAGCCGGGTTCGCCGGTGTCGGACCTCACGACCGACTCGTTCAACCTGTGGGACTCCTGCCCCGCGGCGCCGGAGAGCTCCGGCACCTGGCTGCGTCGCGGCTGGTGGGCCGCCGAGATCGACACCTTCGTGTTTGTCCGCAAGTGGGACATCGCGAACCAGACAATCGCGACCGACGGATCGATCTTCAACCCGAACACGCTCCGCAGCATCGGATTTGGCCGCACCATGCCGACCGCGGCGTCGGGACGGCTGAACCTCAGCCGCTTCCTGTTCCGCGACGGCGAGAACCGTGACCACCGCTTCGAGTTCAACGTGATGGGCGGCGGCGAGTCGGTTGCGTCGTGCCACCTCGACTCGAACAACGCCAACGCTATCCAGGTGCCGTTCACCATCGACGGCGCCGCCTCCATCAGCTTCGACGGCGCCTCGAGCATGGACGCTTCCTACAGCAGCCAGCTCAACTCGTTCGAGCTCAACTACACGGTCACCAGCCGCATGGAACGCGACCGCATGGAGCTGCAGCCGGACGGCCAGTGGGTGCGACGCGCCAACTCGGGCGTCACCTACCACGGCCTGGCGGGCATGCGGTACATCGACCTCTCCGAGAACATCTTCTGGACCGCGAACGACATCATCAGTGTCCCCGGCAACGCGGACCCACTGACCGGCGAAACCGGACAGTACAACGTGAAGACCAACAACGACATGTTCGGCTTCCAGGCCGGCGGCGGCGTGGCGTACGAGTCGCACCGCTGGAGCGTGACCCTGTTCGCCCGCGGCGGCTTCGCCTTCAACGACGCCAAGAGCAACTCCAACCTGACCTACACCGACCCGGTCACCGGCGACGCCCGGACCGACATCGGCTTCGCCAACAGCGACCGCACCGGCAGCATGCCGTTCTTCATCCAGGGCGGCCTGCTCGGCCGCTACCACCTGCGACCGAACGTGAGCATCCGGGCGGGCTACGAGTACATGTACGTGACCGCGGTCGGACTGGCGCCGCACCAGCTGAACTTCACGCCAAACGACGGCAAGGTGGTCACTTCCGGCAACCCGTTCATGCACGGATTGACGCTGGGCGGCGAGTTCTACTGGTAG
- a CDS encoding thiol-disulfide oxidoreductase DCC family protein: MTENPATAVTPPSPAERPLAEVVIYDGHCNFCRAQIKRLQWWDCQGKLAYLSLHDPEVGRRWPDLPQERLLDEMCLVDRQGHRHWGPEAFRYLTRRLRRLWWAMPLMHLPGVMLLAKPVYRWISRNRYLIAGRTDCDSGSCSLHR; this comes from the coding sequence ATGACAGAAAACCCCGCAACCGCCGTGACGCCGCCGTCGCCCGCCGAAAGGCCCTTGGCGGAAGTCGTGATCTACGACGGACACTGCAACTTTTGCCGGGCCCAGATCAAGCGGCTGCAGTGGTGGGACTGCCAGGGGAAGCTGGCGTACCTCTCGCTGCACGACCCCGAGGTCGGCCGACGCTGGCCCGACCTTCCCCAAGAGCGGCTGCTCGACGAGATGTGCCTGGTCGATCGCCAGGGCCATCGGCACTGGGGCCCGGAGGCGTTCCGCTACCTGACCCGGCGGCTGCGTCGGCTGTGGTGGGCAATGCCGCTGATGCACCTGCCCGGCGTGATGCTGCTCGCCAAGCCGGTGTACCGCTGGATCTCTCGGAACCGCTACCTGATCGCCGGTCGCACCGACTGCGACTCTGGCAGCTGTTCGCTGCACCGCTAA
- a CDS encoding efflux RND transporter permease subunit codes for MPQESFLARRSFGVSNWLLIAVATCFLLGFIPRGVKQSIKTNSNNAADWLPASYSESQDLLWFRDHFISAQFVLASWDGCTLGDTDKLRLLATKLRAAEVEGKPLFSKVITGPEMIETLTQEPARLPTRTAIKRLEGALIGPPKLGADGESLGADSRTTCLIAYLSSYSQESNLNMRTAVTAVQSIAADECGVKSEQLHLGGPPVDNITIDIEGEKTLRRLAILSGVVGLSLAFWFFRSVATTLAVFAVAGISAGASLAGVYYYSVVWESWLMQMDRPRIGTVDAILLSMPAVVYVLGLAGAIHLVNYYRDERDEHGIAGAVERAVRIGWGPCALAALTTAVGLGSLAGSDIVPIMKFGGFTALGVMVTVAILFTVLPVFLHVAPPKLRGDDHPDSSGHSGVLPPWAHRYVAFVTTRHGLVTAGCFGAMALLALGLPQIKTSVQLLKLLDPDVDLIHDYAWLEEHLGNLVPMEVVVALTPDQLKQADEDAVGPDGQYRMSMYERMHMAQRLERRVESLDEVSRALSAASFGPEEEGGNGIFNSRAISTTSRILEANRGQLVEYMREEITPEGEQPRELWRVSARVAALKDIDYGQFVNDLRDAVEPVLTTYTLRSQLVKQLHDEGAGLRGAKVCIVYQGEGEQPLDPSEPAGMFISVLDETGPGIRQLRMKVSPLSLNQLAGVDEQTRAASLKALAAQDAVVAPTAQAAAELAKLAPNLKVIAPLTGEEPGVPHPSVAFDRHSSLHAVYTGIVPLVYKTQRELLASLRESIGWATLLIAGVMMLLFRNIAGGVISMIPNVFPIIIVFGAIGWIGIKVDIGIMMTASVALGVAVDDTIHFLTWFRRHIREGHDRQTATRLAYERCAVAMVQTTLIAGLGLAVFATSTFTPTQQFGTLMITILGAALVGDLLMLPAILCGPLGWCFAPKALAVPDPDAPFVPAARPEHAAAVSEQGAARSTASPSTASPTTAAESPATSDTPADTPDGSQLAPSNAALRSKLQSLRRRETPR; via the coding sequence ATGCCGCAAGAATCGTTCCTCGCCCGCCGCTCGTTTGGGGTCTCTAACTGGCTCCTGATCGCTGTTGCGACCTGCTTCCTGCTGGGGTTCATCCCCCGTGGCGTGAAGCAGTCGATCAAGACCAACAGCAACAACGCCGCGGACTGGCTGCCTGCTAGCTACTCGGAGTCGCAGGACCTCTTGTGGTTCCGCGACCACTTCATCAGCGCCCAATTTGTGCTGGCGAGCTGGGACGGCTGCACGCTGGGCGACACGGACAAGCTGCGGCTGCTCGCCACAAAGCTCCGCGCCGCCGAGGTCGAGGGGAAGCCGCTCTTCTCCAAGGTCATCACCGGCCCGGAGATGATCGAGACCCTCACCCAAGAGCCGGCGCGGCTGCCGACCCGCACGGCCATCAAGCGGCTCGAGGGCGCCCTGATCGGCCCCCCCAAGCTCGGCGCCGACGGCGAGTCGCTCGGCGCCGACTCCCGCACCACCTGCCTGATCGCTTACTTGTCGAGCTACTCGCAGGAGAGCAACCTCAACATGCGCACCGCCGTTACGGCGGTGCAGTCGATCGCCGCCGACGAGTGCGGCGTCAAGTCCGAGCAGCTGCACCTGGGCGGGCCGCCGGTCGACAACATCACGATCGATATCGAGGGCGAGAAGACCCTGCGGCGGCTGGCGATCCTCTCCGGCGTGGTCGGGTTGTCGCTAGCCTTCTGGTTCTTCCGCAGCGTCGCGACGACGCTGGCCGTGTTTGCCGTCGCCGGCATCAGCGCCGGCGCGAGCCTGGCCGGCGTCTACTACTACAGCGTGGTCTGGGAGTCGTGGCTGATGCAGATGGACCGGCCGCGGATCGGCACGGTCGACGCCATCCTGCTCTCGATGCCCGCGGTGGTGTACGTGCTCGGCCTGGCGGGCGCGATCCACTTGGTCAACTACTACCGCGACGAGCGTGACGAGCACGGCATCGCCGGCGCCGTCGAACGCGCCGTCCGCATCGGCTGGGGCCCGTGCGCCCTGGCGGCGCTCACCACGGCGGTCGGCCTCGGCTCGCTGGCGGGTAGCGACATCGTGCCGATCATGAAGTTCGGCGGCTTCACCGCGCTTGGCGTGATGGTGACGGTCGCCATCCTGTTCACCGTGCTGCCGGTTTTCCTGCACGTCGCGCCGCCCAAGCTGCGTGGGGACGACCACCCCGACTCCAGTGGCCACAGCGGCGTGCTGCCGCCGTGGGCCCACCGGTACGTGGCGTTTGTCACCACACGGCACGGCCTCGTGACGGCCGGCTGCTTCGGCGCCATGGCGTTGCTCGCGCTCGGCCTGCCGCAGATCAAGACCTCCGTCCAGCTGCTCAAGCTGCTCGATCCGGACGTCGACCTGATCCACGATTACGCGTGGCTCGAGGAGCACCTCGGCAACCTGGTGCCCATGGAGGTGGTCGTCGCGTTGACCCCCGACCAGCTCAAGCAGGCCGACGAAGACGCCGTCGGACCGGACGGCCAGTACCGCATGTCGATGTACGAGCGGATGCACATGGCGCAGCGGCTGGAACGCCGGGTCGAGTCGCTCGACGAGGTGAGCCGGGCCCTCTCGGCGGCGTCGTTCGGCCCCGAAGAGGAGGGGGGCAACGGGATCTTCAACAGCCGGGCGATCTCCACCACCAGCCGCATCCTCGAGGCAAACCGCGGCCAGCTGGTCGAGTACATGCGGGAGGAGATCACCCCCGAGGGCGAGCAGCCCCGCGAGCTGTGGCGGGTTAGCGCCCGCGTCGCCGCGCTCAAGGACATCGACTACGGCCAGTTCGTCAACGACCTCCGCGATGCGGTCGAGCCGGTGCTCACCACGTACACGCTCCGCTCACAACTCGTCAAGCAGCTGCACGACGAGGGCGCCGGCCTGCGGGGCGCAAAGGTCTGCATTGTTTACCAAGGCGAGGGCGAGCAGCCGCTCGACCCGAGCGAGCCGGCCGGGATGTTCATCAGCGTGCTCGACGAGACCGGGCCCGGCATCCGCCAGCTCCGGATGAAGGTCAGCCCGCTGAGCCTCAACCAGCTCGCCGGGGTCGACGAACAGACGCGGGCCGCCAGCCTCAAAGCGCTCGCCGCCCAAGACGCGGTGGTCGCCCCGACGGCCCAGGCCGCCGCCGAGCTTGCGAAGCTGGCGCCGAACCTGAAAGTGATCGCCCCGCTAACGGGCGAGGAGCCCGGCGTGCCGCACCCCAGCGTCGCGTTCGACCGGCACTCCTCGCTGCACGCCGTGTACACCGGCATCGTGCCGCTGGTCTACAAGACGCAGCGCGAACTGCTCGCCAGCCTGCGGGAGAGCATTGGCTGGGCGACCCTGCTGATCGCGGGCGTGATGATGCTGCTGTTCCGCAACATCGCCGGCGGCGTCATCTCGATGATCCCCAACGTGTTCCCGATCATCATCGTGTTCGGCGCGATCGGCTGGATCGGCATCAAGGTCGACATCGGCATCATGATGACCGCCAGCGTGGCGCTCGGCGTCGCGGTGGACGACACCATCCACTTCCTGACCTGGTTCCGCCGGCACATCCGCGAGGGCCACGACCGCCAGACCGCGACCAGGCTCGCGTACGAGCGGTGCGCGGTCGCCATGGTCCAGACCACGCTGATCGCCGGGCTCGGCCTGGCGGTGTTCGCCACCAGCACGTTTACCCCGACGCAGCAGTTCGGCACGCTGATGATCACGATCTTGGGCGCCGCATTGGTAGGCGACCTGCTGATGCTGCCGGCAATCTTGTGCGGACCGCTGGGCTGGTGCTTCGCCCCCAAGGCCCTCGCCGTGCCGGACCCCGACGCGCCGTTCGTCCCCGCGGCGCGTCCCGAGCACGCTGCGGCCGTGTCCGAGCAAGGGGCCGCCCGCTCGACGGCCTCCCCTTCGACGGCCTCCCCCACTACGGCCGCCGAGTCGCCCGCCACTTCCGATACGCCGGCCGACACGCCCGACGGCTCGCAGCTCGCCCCGTCGAACGCGGCCCTGCGGTCCAAGCTGCAGAGCCTCCGCCGCCGCGAAACACCCCGCTGA